A stretch of the Papaver somniferum cultivar HN1 chromosome 6, ASM357369v1, whole genome shotgun sequence genome encodes the following:
- the LOC113286447 gene encoding uncharacterized protein LOC113286447 isoform X1, producing MKQGTGICVFKKLGEKAKELKKAADALQQEEKNGAKGRNWRQNVKVVEKVSREDTFFNCVACCFNKDHVYCLLQTKVWKCSREVVPVIRYQLTFLSYRICS from the exons ATGAAACAGGGGACTGGTATTTGTGTGTTCAaaaag CTAGGCGAAAAAGCAAAAGAATTGAAGAAAGCAGCTGATGCCCTCCAACAAGAGGAAAAAAATGGTGCTAAGGGGAGAAATTGGCGCCAAAATGTCAAGGTTGTTGAAAAG GTCAGCCGAGAAGATACCTTCTTCAACTGCGTGGCATGCTGTTTCAACAAGGATCATGTTTACTGTTTACTACAAACCAAG GTGTGGAAGTGTTCGCGCGAAGTTGTACCTGTGATTAGGTATCAATTAACTTTTCTTAGTTACAGAATATGTTCATGA
- the LOC113286446 gene encoding glutamate receptor 2.7-like isoform X2 codes for MKKLSGVLIFLFFCLPLSFVETQNNGVANDKAILHVGVILDLTSTVGNVTRACISIAYSNFYKIHPNQNTRVVIHMRDSKGDPVTATSAALDLIHNIGVKAIIGLDSSVGAEFVAYVGSKSHIPILSFSPTHSSISLTQAPYLIRVAQNDSSQVKAIAAIIQAYKLKELSIIHDDSRIGNALVPSLAVALSDVDAQVFNKTIIPSTANATIINNSLLELKSMKSKVFVVHMSPSLAASFFLNVHKQGMMSKGYVWIITTAIADVMSYMEPSVLRSMNGVIGVKAHVPETKSLKKFSIQFQKRFKQNDRKLYRPQPNINALRAYDVMFLMAMVANKVQPRFNDKNSLSPPANKKGNLGLFDNSVSTMGSKFLQAIQAAKFTGLSGEIQFIDGQLQSNTYRIINVLSKRDRTIGYWTPGAGLSKNLNIKTMQKDYSANDYDLGSVIWPGGSKVTPKAITLTVGVPYKTGFVEFMSANRDKNTNSWKVTGFSKDVFETVMFGLPYEYDYVPYEINGVSAGNYNKLTYSVYTKFDVVVGDVTIVANRSRYVEFSQPYSNSGVRMITLKTDKNLTSSLWWFLWPWSKDLWFITIAFFLTTGFSVWVFERGKNPEFQGPLSQQLGKYLSFSFSISVFAHKEKLESNYSRFIVSLWSFSVYILMGCFIANLTSMLTAKNLQTSTVTGSVGYQSGSFVSELLVDLGYHPSKLVQLSTIGEYANALKNGSVSAIYDEIPFIKVFLAHYCNEFTVAGPTYPAGGFGFVFPLDSPLVSYASHGVLEFAEGNKMKEFEEKWFGRESCYDNFQKNTTWSQQLHLYSFRSVFIIMGVASVSTLGLFFASDLVYKSAKENGGIFDMVRKKFVNDVADAENPPVRTRVLIDQMHEQESYLT; via the exons ATGAAGAAACTGAGTGGAGTTCTCATCTTTCTATTCTTCTGTCTTCCACTCTCCTTTGTCGAAACCCAAAACAATGGAGTAGCGAACGACAAAGCCATTTTACATGTCGGGGTGATTCTCGATTTGACTTCGACTGTCGGGAACGTCACCCGTGCATGCATTTCGATAGCGTATTCCAACTTTTATAAAATTCATCCTAATCAGAATACGAGAGTAGTTATTCATATGCGGGATTCGAAAGGTGATCCTGTTACTGCTACCAGTGCTG CTTTAGATTTGATACACAACATCGGGGTGAAAGCAATCATCGGCCTAGACTCGTCAGTAGGAGCAGAATTTGTTGCATATGTTGGTAGCAAATCTCATATACCGATCCTCTCATTCTCTCCAACCCACTCATCCATTTCACTAACTCAAGCTCCTTACCTCATTAGAGTTGCCCAAAATGATTCATCACAAGTAAAGGCGATTGCAGCGATCATTCAAGCATACAAGTTGAAGGAATTATCTATCATTCATGATGATAGCCGAATTGGGAATGCTCTGGTGCCATCCCTTGCAGTTGCTCTTTCTGATGTTGATGCTCAAGTATTTAATAAAACCATCATACCCAGCACGGCAAATGCCACGATAATCAACAATAGTTTGCTCGAGTTAAAAAGCATGAAATCCAAGGTCTTCGTTGTTCATATGTCACCCTCTTTAGCTGCCTCTTTCTTCTTGAATGTTCATAAGCAGGGAATGATGAGTAAAGGGTATGTGTGGATTATCACGACCGCCATTGCTGATGTTATGTCCTATATGGAGCCTTCTGTTTTACGTTCCATGAATGGTGTTATCGGTGTTAAAGCTCATGTGCCGGAAACTAAGTCTCTTAAAAAGTTTAGTATTCAATTCCAAAAGCGTTTTAAGCAGAACGATCGGAAATTATATAGACCACAACCTAACATAAATGCACTGCGGGCATATGATGTAATGTTTCTGATGGCAATGGTAGCTAACAAAGTTCAGCCGCGTTTTAACGATAAAAACTCTTTATCACCACCGGCAAATAAGAAAGGAAATCTTGGTTTGTTTGACAATAGTGTCTCTACTATGGGTTCAAAATTCTTACAAGCAATTCAAGCGGCAAAATTTACGGGGCTCAGTGGTGAGATTCAGTTTATAGATGGGCAGTTACAGTCTAATACTTATAGAATTATCAATGTGCTCAGCAAAAGAGATCGAACGATAGGCTATTGGACACCCGGGGCTGGATTGTCGAAGAACCTGAATATAAAAACCATGCAAAAAGACTATTCAGCAAATGATTATGACCTTGGCAGTGTTATATGGCCAGGAGGGTCCAAAGTTACTCCGAAAGCTATCACCTTGACTGTTGGAGTCCCTTATAAAACTGGATTTGTTGAATTCATGAGTGCCAACCGTGATAAGAACACTAACTCGTGGAAGGTGACTGGCTTTTCAAAAGATGTGTttgaaaccgtgatgtttggattgCCATATGAATACGATTATGTCCCATATGAGATAAATGGAGTTTCAGCAGGAAATTACAATAAGTTAACATATTCTGTCTACACGAAG TTTGATGTTGTCGTGGGAGATGTGACCATTGTTGCTAATAGATCAAGATATGTGGAGTTCAGCCAGCCATATTCAAATTCTGGAGTTCGCATGATTACACTAAAAACCGACAAAAATCTCACTAGTAGTCTCTGGTGGTTTCTATGGCCTTGGTCAAAGGATCTTTGGTTTATAACCATCGCATTCTTCTTGACGACTGGGTTTTCTGTTTGGGTATTTGAAAGAGGCAAAAACCCTGAATTCCAAGGACCATTATCACAGCAGTTGGGGAAATATCTCTCCTTCagcttttcaatttcagtttttgCACATA AAGAAAAACTTGAAAGCAACTACTCTAGATTCATTGTAAGCCTGTGGAGCTTTTCGGTGTATATTCTAATGGGATGCTTTATTGCTAATCTTACGTCTATGTTGACGGCCAAGAATCTTCAAACTAGTACTGTTACCGGATCGGTTGGGTACCAAAGTGGATCATTTGTATCGGAACTCTTAGTAGATTTAGGGTACCATCCCTCAAAGCTCGTTCAACTCTCTACAATAGGGGAGTACGCCAACGCTCTTAAAAATGGAAGCGTTTCTGCAATCTACGATGAGATACCTTTCATTAAAGTTTTCCTGGCACACTATTGCAATGAGTTCACAGTTGCTGGACCTACATATCCAGCTGGTGGTTTCGGTTTT GTGTTTCCACTAGACTCTCCACTGGTGTCTTATGCTTCTCATGGAGTTTTGGAGTTTGCAGAGGGAAATAAGAtgaaagaatttgaagaaaaatggtttggtAGGGAATCATGTTATGATaattttcagaaaaatacaaCATGGAGCCAGCAGCTTCATCTTTATAGCTTCAGAAGCGTCTTCATTATTATGGGGGTTGCATCAGTGTCAACTCTCGGCTTGTTCTTTGCTTCAGATTTGGTATataaaagtgcaaaagaaaatggCGGTATATTTGATATGGTAAGAAAGAAATTTGTAAATGATGTGGCAGATGCTGAAAACCCCCCGGTCAGAACAAGAGTCTTGATAGACCAAATGCATGAACAAGAGTCATATCTTACTTAA
- the LOC113286447 gene encoding LIMR family protein At5g01460-like isoform X2, whose protein sequence is MKQGTGICVFKKLGEKAKELKKAADALQQEEKNGAKGRNWRQNVKVVEKVSREDTFFNCVACCFNKDHVYCLLQTK, encoded by the exons ATGAAACAGGGGACTGGTATTTGTGTGTTCAaaaag CTAGGCGAAAAAGCAAAAGAATTGAAGAAAGCAGCTGATGCCCTCCAACAAGAGGAAAAAAATGGTGCTAAGGGGAGAAATTGGCGCCAAAATGTCAAGGTTGTTGAAAAG GTCAGCCGAGAAGATACCTTCTTCAACTGCGTGGCATGCTGTTTCAACAAGGATCATGTTTACTGTTTACTACAAACCAAG TAA
- the LOC113286446 gene encoding glutamate receptor 2.7-like isoform X1: MKKLSGVLIFLFFCLPLSFVETQNNGVANDKAILHVGVILDLTSTVGNVTRACISIAYSNFYKIHPNQNTRVVIHMRDSKGDPVTATSAALDLIHNIGVKAIIGLDSSVGAEFVAYVGSKSHIPILSFSPTHSSISLTQAPYLIRVAQNDSSQVKAIAAIIQAYKLKELSIIHDDSRIGNALVPSLAVALSDVDAQVFNKTIIPSTANATIINNSLLELKSMKSKVFVVHMSPSLAASFFLNVHKQGMMSKGYVWIITTAIADVMSYMEPSVLRSMNGVIGVKAHVPETKSLKKFSIQFQKRFKQNDRKLYRPQPNINALRAYDVMFLMAMVANKVQPRFNDKNSLSPPANKKGNLGLFDNSVSTMGSKFLQAIQAAKFTGLSGEIQFIDGQLQSNTYRIINVLSKRDRTIGYWTPGAGLSKNLNIKTMQKDYSANDYDLGSVIWPGGSKVTPKAITLTVGVPYKTGFVEFMSANRDKNTNSWKVTGFSKDVFETVMFGLPYEYDYVPYEINGVSAGNYNKLTYSVYTKQFDVVVGDVTIVANRSRYVEFSQPYSNSGVRMITLKTDKNLTSSLWWFLWPWSKDLWFITIAFFLTTGFSVWVFERGKNPEFQGPLSQQLGKYLSFSFSISVFAHKEKLESNYSRFIVSLWSFSVYILMGCFIANLTSMLTAKNLQTSTVTGSVGYQSGSFVSELLVDLGYHPSKLVQLSTIGEYANALKNGSVSAIYDEIPFIKVFLAHYCNEFTVAGPTYPAGGFGFVFPLDSPLVSYASHGVLEFAEGNKMKEFEEKWFGRESCYDNFQKNTTWSQQLHLYSFRSVFIIMGVASVSTLGLFFASDLVYKSAKENGGIFDMVRKKFVNDVADAENPPVRTRVLIDQMHEQESYLT, translated from the exons ATGAAGAAACTGAGTGGAGTTCTCATCTTTCTATTCTTCTGTCTTCCACTCTCCTTTGTCGAAACCCAAAACAATGGAGTAGCGAACGACAAAGCCATTTTACATGTCGGGGTGATTCTCGATTTGACTTCGACTGTCGGGAACGTCACCCGTGCATGCATTTCGATAGCGTATTCCAACTTTTATAAAATTCATCCTAATCAGAATACGAGAGTAGTTATTCATATGCGGGATTCGAAAGGTGATCCTGTTACTGCTACCAGTGCTG CTTTAGATTTGATACACAACATCGGGGTGAAAGCAATCATCGGCCTAGACTCGTCAGTAGGAGCAGAATTTGTTGCATATGTTGGTAGCAAATCTCATATACCGATCCTCTCATTCTCTCCAACCCACTCATCCATTTCACTAACTCAAGCTCCTTACCTCATTAGAGTTGCCCAAAATGATTCATCACAAGTAAAGGCGATTGCAGCGATCATTCAAGCATACAAGTTGAAGGAATTATCTATCATTCATGATGATAGCCGAATTGGGAATGCTCTGGTGCCATCCCTTGCAGTTGCTCTTTCTGATGTTGATGCTCAAGTATTTAATAAAACCATCATACCCAGCACGGCAAATGCCACGATAATCAACAATAGTTTGCTCGAGTTAAAAAGCATGAAATCCAAGGTCTTCGTTGTTCATATGTCACCCTCTTTAGCTGCCTCTTTCTTCTTGAATGTTCATAAGCAGGGAATGATGAGTAAAGGGTATGTGTGGATTATCACGACCGCCATTGCTGATGTTATGTCCTATATGGAGCCTTCTGTTTTACGTTCCATGAATGGTGTTATCGGTGTTAAAGCTCATGTGCCGGAAACTAAGTCTCTTAAAAAGTTTAGTATTCAATTCCAAAAGCGTTTTAAGCAGAACGATCGGAAATTATATAGACCACAACCTAACATAAATGCACTGCGGGCATATGATGTAATGTTTCTGATGGCAATGGTAGCTAACAAAGTTCAGCCGCGTTTTAACGATAAAAACTCTTTATCACCACCGGCAAATAAGAAAGGAAATCTTGGTTTGTTTGACAATAGTGTCTCTACTATGGGTTCAAAATTCTTACAAGCAATTCAAGCGGCAAAATTTACGGGGCTCAGTGGTGAGATTCAGTTTATAGATGGGCAGTTACAGTCTAATACTTATAGAATTATCAATGTGCTCAGCAAAAGAGATCGAACGATAGGCTATTGGACACCCGGGGCTGGATTGTCGAAGAACCTGAATATAAAAACCATGCAAAAAGACTATTCAGCAAATGATTATGACCTTGGCAGTGTTATATGGCCAGGAGGGTCCAAAGTTACTCCGAAAGCTATCACCTTGACTGTTGGAGTCCCTTATAAAACTGGATTTGTTGAATTCATGAGTGCCAACCGTGATAAGAACACTAACTCGTGGAAGGTGACTGGCTTTTCAAAAGATGTGTttgaaaccgtgatgtttggattgCCATATGAATACGATTATGTCCCATATGAGATAAATGGAGTTTCAGCAGGAAATTACAATAAGTTAACATATTCTGTCTACACGAAG CAGTTTGATGTTGTCGTGGGAGATGTGACCATTGTTGCTAATAGATCAAGATATGTGGAGTTCAGCCAGCCATATTCAAATTCTGGAGTTCGCATGATTACACTAAAAACCGACAAAAATCTCACTAGTAGTCTCTGGTGGTTTCTATGGCCTTGGTCAAAGGATCTTTGGTTTATAACCATCGCATTCTTCTTGACGACTGGGTTTTCTGTTTGGGTATTTGAAAGAGGCAAAAACCCTGAATTCCAAGGACCATTATCACAGCAGTTGGGGAAATATCTCTCCTTCagcttttcaatttcagtttttgCACATA AAGAAAAACTTGAAAGCAACTACTCTAGATTCATTGTAAGCCTGTGGAGCTTTTCGGTGTATATTCTAATGGGATGCTTTATTGCTAATCTTACGTCTATGTTGACGGCCAAGAATCTTCAAACTAGTACTGTTACCGGATCGGTTGGGTACCAAAGTGGATCATTTGTATCGGAACTCTTAGTAGATTTAGGGTACCATCCCTCAAAGCTCGTTCAACTCTCTACAATAGGGGAGTACGCCAACGCTCTTAAAAATGGAAGCGTTTCTGCAATCTACGATGAGATACCTTTCATTAAAGTTTTCCTGGCACACTATTGCAATGAGTTCACAGTTGCTGGACCTACATATCCAGCTGGTGGTTTCGGTTTT GTGTTTCCACTAGACTCTCCACTGGTGTCTTATGCTTCTCATGGAGTTTTGGAGTTTGCAGAGGGAAATAAGAtgaaagaatttgaagaaaaatggtttggtAGGGAATCATGTTATGATaattttcagaaaaatacaaCATGGAGCCAGCAGCTTCATCTTTATAGCTTCAGAAGCGTCTTCATTATTATGGGGGTTGCATCAGTGTCAACTCTCGGCTTGTTCTTTGCTTCAGATTTGGTATataaaagtgcaaaagaaaatggCGGTATATTTGATATGGTAAGAAAGAAATTTGTAAATGATGTGGCAGATGCTGAAAACCCCCCGGTCAGAACAAGAGTCTTGATAGACCAAATGCATGAACAAGAGTCATATCTTACTTAA
- the LOC113291838 gene encoding glutamate receptor 2.7-like, protein MKKLSRFLIFLFFSLPLSSVETQNNGLRDGKAIFHVGVILDLTSTVGNVTETCISIAVSNFYKIHPNQNTRVVTHIRDSKGDPITATTAALDLINTVGVKAIIGLESSVGAEFVAYIGSKSHVPILSFSPTHSSISPTQVPYLIRVAQNDSSQVKAIAAIIQAYKLKELSIIHDDSQLGSALVPSLTVALFDVGAHVCNTTILPSVANATIINDSLLKLKSMRSKVFIVHMSPTLGATFFLNVQKQGRMDNGYVWIITTAIADVLSFMNPSVLRSMNGVVGVKTHVPESKSLGKFSIQFQKRFKQDHPKLYISQPNIHALWAYDLMFLMAMVANKVQPHFNDKNSSSPPANKQGNRNVPDLFDNGVSPMGLKFLQTIQAANFVGLSGEIQFIDGQLNSNTYRIVNVLNKRDRTIGYWTPGVGFSKDLNKNNMQKNYSTDDYDLASVTWPGGSKETPKAMTLTIGVPYKTGFGEFMNASRDNTTNSWSVTGFSKEVFENVMQGLPYEFNYVPYETNGVSAGDYNDLTYCVYTKQFDAVVGDVTIIASRSKYVDFSQPYTDSGVRMIIQRTDEKFTNGRWWFLWPWTLDLWFTTIAFFLSTGFFVWMLKTQCAISEEKLESNYSRFIVSLWSFAVYILMGCFIANLTSMLTANNLQIGTITGSVGYQNGSFVPGLLKDLGYQPSKLVELSTIEEYADALRNRRVSAIYDEIPYIKVFLEHYCDEFTVTGPTYPAGGFGFVFPLDSPLVSYVSHKVLEFAEANKTKGVVRKWFGSDSCYHTSQKNNTSSQQLRLYSFRSVFITVGIASALTLCMFFASDLVYKSAKKNGSLSENPTGRTRVAIDQIHEQESYAS, encoded by the exons ATGAAAAAATTAAGTCGATTTCTCATCTTTCTATTCTTCAGTCTTCCACTCTCCTCTGTCGAAACTCAAAACAATGGGCTCAGGGATGGCAAAGCCATTTTCCATGTTGGGGTGATCCTGGATTTGACTTCCACTGTCGGGAATGTCACCGAAACATGCATTTCTATAGCAGTTTCGAATTTCTACAAAATTCATCCTAACCAGAATACGAGGGTAGTTACTCATATACGTGATTCCAAAGGTGATCCTATTACTGCGACCACTGCAG CCTTAGATTTGATAAACACTGTCGGGGTGAAAGCAATCATAGGCCTAGAATCATCGGTAGGAGCAGAATTTGTTGCATATATTGGTAGCAAATCTCATGTACCAATCCTCTCCTTCTCGCCAACTCATTCATCCATTTCTCCGACTCAAGTTCCTTACCTTATTAGAGTTGCCCAGAATGACTCATCACAAGTAAAGGCTATTGCAGCCATCATTCAAGCATACAAGTTGAAGGAATTATCTATAATTCATGATGATAGCCAACTTGGGTCTGCTCTAGTACCATCCCTTACCGTTGCTCTTTTTGATGTTGGTGCTCATGTATGTAATACGACCATCCTACCGAGCGTGGCAAATGCCACGATAATCAACGATAGCTTGCTCAAGTTAAAAAGCATGAGATCCAAGGTCTTCATTGTGCACATGTCACCCACTTTAGGTGCCACTTTCTTTTTAAATGTTCAAAAGCAGGGAAGGATGGATAACGGGTATGTGTGGATTATCACCACTGCCATTGCTGATGTTCTGTCCTTCATGAACCCTTCTGTTTTACGCTCGATGAATGGTGTTGTCGGTGTCAAAACTCATGTGCCAGAATCCAAGTCCCTTGGAAAGTTCAGTATTCAATTCCAAAAGCGTTTTAAGCAGGATCATCCAAAATTATATATATCACAACCCAACATACATGCACTGTGGGCATATGATCTAATGTTTCTTATGGCAATGGTAGCTAACAAAGTTCAGCCGCATTTTAACGATAAAAACTCTTCATCACCACCGGCAAATAAGCAAGGAAATCGAAATGTGCCTGATCTGTTTGACAATGGTGTCTCTCCTATGGGTTTAAAATTCTTACAAACAATTCAAGCGGCAAATTTCGTGGGGCTCAGTGGTGAGATTCAATTCATAGACGGGCAATTAAATTCTAATACTTACAGAATTGTTAACGTGCTTAACAAAAGAGATCGAACGATAGGGTATTGGACACCAGGGGTTGGCTTTTCGAAAGACCTTAATAAAAATAACATGCAAAAAAACTATTCAACAGATGATTATGACCTTGCCAGTGTAACATGGCCAGGAGGATCCAAAGAAACTCCAAAAGCTATGACCCTGACTATTGGAGTCCCTTATAAAACTGGTTTTGGTGAGTTCATGAATGCTAGCCGTGATAACACCACTAACTCGTGGAGCGTGACTGGCTTTTCAAAAGAGGTGTTTGAAAACGTGATGCAGGGATTGCCATATGAATTCAATTATGTCCCATATGAGACAAATGGAGTTTCAGCAGGAGATTACAATGACCTAACTTATTGTGTCTACACAAAG CAATTTGATGCCGTCGTGGGAGATGTGACTATTATTGCTAGTAGATCAAAATATGTGGATTTTAGTCAGCCGTACACAGATTCTGGAGTTCGCATGATTATACAAAGAACCGACGAAAAATTTACCAACGGTCGCTGGTGGTTTCTATGGCCTTGGACATTGGATCTTTGGTTTACAACCATCGCATTCTTCCTGTCGACTGGGTTTTTTGTTTGGATGTT AAAGACTCAATGTGCGATTTCAGAAGAAAAACTTGAAAGTAACTACTCCAGATTCATTGTGAGCCTGTGGAGCTTTGCGGTGTACATTCTAATGGGATGCTTTATAGCAAATCTAACATCTATGTTAACGGCCAACAATCTTCAAATAGGAACAATTACTGGATCGGTTGGGTACCAAAATGGATCATTTGTACCGGGTCTCTTGAAAGATTTAGGATATCAACCATCAAAGCTCGTTGAACTCTCTACAATAGAGGAGTATGCCGACGCTCTAAGAAACAGAAGGGTTTCTGCAATCTACGATGAGATACCTTATATTAAAGTCTTCCTTGAACATTACTGCGATGAGTTCACAGTTACTGGACCTACATATCCAGCTGGCGGTTTCGGCTTT GTGTTTCCACTTGACTCTCCACTGGTATCCTATGTTTCTCATAAAGTGTTGGAGTTTGCAGAGGCAAATAAGACGAAAGGTGTTGTAAGAAAATGGTTTGGTAGCGACTCATGTTATCATACTTCCCAGAAGAATAATACATCGAGCCAGCAGCTTCGTCTTTATAGCTTCAGAAGTGTCTTCATCACTGTGGGGATTGCATCAGCCCTAACTCTCTGCATGTTTTTTGCTTCTGATTTGGTGTATAAGAGTGCCAAAAAAAATGGCAGTCTATCTGAAAACCCCACGGGGAGAACAAGAGTCGCGATAGACCAAATTCATGAACAAGAGTCATATGCGTCGTAA